A window of Desulforhopalus sp. contains these coding sequences:
- the dnaE gene encoding DNA polymerase III subunit alpha, with translation MSAGFTHLHVHTQYSLLDGAIRIPDLLEKCKEYDMDCVAVTDHGAMFGALEFYAKAKKAGIKPIIGCELYIAPGDMREKKAIDGQIAYHIVLLAMNHTGYQNLMKLASIAQFEGFYYKPRIDMPTLQEHNEGIIALTACLHGQVPFLIGRGDMKSAKVKAKELCDIFGDRLYFEIQENGLTEQQKVNEGLKILSAEMGIKLVATNDCHYLNRDEAHAHELLLCIQTGKTINDQNRFKFSTDELYFKSPETMKKSFAHCPEAIANTQEIAARCNLEINFGDYYFPEFPVPEGETLESMFKSACWDGLKGRFNEMRKAGTFNVEVEKTYTERLKTEIDVITAMGFPAYFLIVADFINWAKDRDIPVGPGRGSGAGSLAAYAMRITNIDPIPYGLIFERFLNIERKSMPDFDIDFCQERRGEVIDYVRQKYGGAEHVAQIVTYGSMKARGVIRDVGRALDIPYGEVDKVAKLIPDQLKMTIKKAMAEEPKLQEAADSDPRIAELLSVSKTLEGLARHTSTHAAGVVVSPGPMTQYLPTCRGSNDETLTQYDMKHTEMTGLIKFDFLGLKTLTVIDKALKHIKKDIGTDLDINAIPMDDAKTYDLLCRGDAQGVFQLESSGMRELLVKMAPEQFSDLIALVALYRPGPLDSGMVDDFVETKHRRKTANYPLPDIKSVLEETYGVIVYQEQVMKIANILASYSLGDADLLRRAMGKKIPEAMNAEKAKFMAGAVKNGHPADKAEYIFDLMAKFAGYGFNKSHSAAYALVAYQTAYLKAHYMPQFMAALLSCDMTNTDKVVLYINECKEHNIEVLPPDINESVKDFSVINDRVRFGLAAVKNVGESALDSVIEEREKNGKYTSLGDFCNRIDSRRVNSRVIDSLIKSGSFDSLGHNRAQNFAMIDKAIEQAKAVQRDQQSGQMSLFSVGPKETKAPEIGTLVMPDVPEWDDRKKLAFEKETVGFYITGHPLDAALPEIKTVIDCTIQNLAEMTDDQPVRIGGLIRTCKKHKSKKGDPMAFLTVEDIYESVEVVVFPDAYSNCEAILASTDPVIVQGTVKKDERGPKIIADSIDSLPVAREKYTDSARILLEADKLSRQQLEKIKKVLYQFHGPCPVLLTLHFPGRGEVDIEVLKDMTIQPCRQLTDMVEEILKYKAVTFSKKPIVLAQRKKRWENNQAKPN, from the coding sequence ATGAGCGCAGGATTCACCCATCTCCATGTCCATACCCAGTACAGCCTCCTCGACGGGGCCATCCGCATTCCCGACCTCCTTGAGAAATGCAAGGAATACGATATGGACTGCGTCGCCGTCACCGACCATGGGGCGATGTTCGGGGCGCTGGAATTTTATGCCAAGGCGAAAAAGGCCGGGATCAAGCCGATCATCGGCTGTGAGCTGTACATCGCCCCGGGGGATATGCGGGAGAAAAAGGCCATAGACGGCCAAATCGCCTACCATATCGTCCTCCTGGCCATGAATCACACGGGCTATCAGAACCTGATGAAGCTTGCCAGTATCGCCCAGTTCGAGGGTTTTTATTACAAACCGCGCATCGATATGCCGACCCTCCAGGAGCACAACGAGGGCATCATCGCCCTCACTGCCTGCCTGCACGGCCAAGTGCCTTTTTTGATTGGCCGGGGCGATATGAAGAGCGCCAAGGTCAAGGCCAAAGAACTCTGCGATATCTTTGGCGATCGCCTCTATTTCGAGATCCAGGAAAACGGCCTTACCGAACAGCAGAAGGTCAATGAAGGCCTGAAAATTCTCAGTGCCGAAATGGGCATCAAACTGGTGGCGACCAACGATTGCCATTACCTAAATCGCGATGAGGCACATGCCCACGAACTGCTACTCTGTATTCAGACCGGCAAAACCATCAACGACCAGAACCGCTTCAAGTTTTCAACGGATGAGTTGTATTTCAAGTCCCCGGAAACCATGAAGAAGAGCTTTGCTCACTGCCCGGAGGCCATTGCCAATACCCAGGAAATCGCCGCACGCTGCAATCTGGAAATCAATTTTGGTGATTACTATTTCCCGGAATTCCCGGTACCGGAGGGGGAGACCCTGGAGTCGATGTTCAAGTCGGCCTGCTGGGACGGGTTGAAGGGCCGTTTCAATGAGATGCGCAAGGCCGGCACCTTCAACGTCGAGGTCGAGAAAACTTACACCGAGCGATTGAAGACGGAGATTGATGTCATCACCGCTATGGGCTTTCCCGCCTATTTCCTCATTGTCGCCGACTTCATCAACTGGGCGAAAGACCGGGATATCCCGGTCGGTCCGGGCCGCGGTTCGGGTGCAGGGAGCCTGGCCGCCTATGCCATGCGCATCACCAATATCGATCCCATCCCCTATGGCCTCATCTTCGAGCGCTTTCTCAATATCGAGCGCAAGTCGATGCCCGACTTCGATATCGATTTCTGCCAGGAACGACGTGGCGAGGTCATCGACTATGTCCGACAAAAGTACGGCGGCGCCGAACACGTCGCCCAGATCGTCACCTACGGATCGATGAAGGCGCGCGGCGTCATCCGCGACGTCGGCAGGGCCCTCGACATCCCCTACGGCGAAGTGGACAAGGTGGCCAAGCTGATTCCCGACCAGTTGAAGATGACCATTAAAAAGGCCATGGCCGAAGAGCCGAAGCTCCAGGAAGCGGCCGACAGCGATCCACGCATCGCCGAACTGCTGTCGGTGTCAAAGACCCTTGAGGGCCTCGCCCGCCACACCTCGACCCACGCCGCCGGGGTAGTCGTATCGCCCGGGCCGATGACCCAGTATCTCCCGACCTGCCGCGGCAGCAACGACGAGACCCTGACCCAGTATGACATGAAACACACCGAGATGACCGGACTGATCAAGTTCGATTTCCTCGGTTTGAAGACCCTGACGGTCATCGACAAGGCCCTGAAGCATATCAAAAAGGATATCGGTACCGACCTGGATATCAATGCCATCCCCATGGACGATGCCAAGACCTACGACCTCCTCTGCCGGGGCGACGCCCAGGGCGTCTTTCAGCTGGAGAGTTCCGGGATGCGCGAACTCCTGGTGAAGATGGCCCCGGAACAGTTCAGCGATCTTATCGCCCTCGTTGCTTTATACCGCCCCGGCCCACTTGATTCAGGGATGGTTGACGATTTCGTTGAGACCAAACACCGGAGAAAAACCGCCAACTATCCGCTACCGGACATCAAGTCGGTATTGGAGGAGACCTACGGCGTCATCGTCTACCAGGAACAGGTTATGAAAATAGCCAATATCCTGGCAAGTTATTCCCTGGGCGATGCCGATCTCCTGCGCCGGGCGATGGGCAAAAAGATCCCAGAGGCAATGAATGCCGAAAAGGCCAAATTCATGGCCGGAGCGGTGAAAAACGGCCATCCCGCCGACAAGGCCGAGTATATTTTCGACCTTATGGCCAAGTTTGCCGGCTACGGCTTCAACAAATCCCATTCCGCCGCCTACGCCCTGGTCGCCTACCAGACGGCCTACCTCAAGGCCCATTATATGCCGCAGTTCATGGCCGCCCTGCTGTCCTGCGACATGACCAACACTGACAAGGTGGTGCTCTATATCAATGAGTGCAAAGAGCACAATATCGAGGTGTTACCCCCGGATATCAATGAAAGTGTCAAGGATTTCAGCGTCATTAACGACCGCGTCCGCTTTGGCCTGGCGGCGGTGAAGAACGTCGGCGAATCGGCCCTCGACTCGGTCATCGAGGAGCGGGAGAAAAACGGCAAATACACCTCCCTGGGCGATTTCTGCAACCGTATCGACTCCCGCCGGGTGAACAGCCGGGTGATTGATAGTCTGATCAAGTCCGGATCCTTTGACTCTCTCGGTCATAATCGCGCGCAAAATTTTGCCATGATCGACAAGGCCATCGAGCAGGCAAAGGCAGTGCAACGAGATCAACAAAGTGGCCAGATGTCGCTTTTCTCGGTCGGCCCCAAGGAAACCAAGGCGCCGGAAATCGGCACCCTGGTCATGCCCGATGTGCCCGAATGGGATGATCGCAAGAAACTTGCCTTTGAAAAGGAAACCGTCGGTTTTTATATTACCGGCCATCCCCTCGATGCCGCCCTGCCGGAGATTAAAACGGTTATCGACTGCACCATTCAAAATCTGGCCGAGATGACCGACGATCAGCCGGTGCGCATCGGCGGCCTCATCCGCACCTGCAAGAAACATAAAAGTAAGAAAGGTGATCCGATGGCCTTTCTCACCGTAGAGGACATCTACGAATCGGTGGAGGTCGTGGTCTTTCCCGACGCCTACAGCAACTGCGAGGCGATTCTTGCCTCGACCGATCCGGTCATCGTCCAGGGTACGGTGAAAAAGGATGAACGGGGCCCGAAGATCATCGCCGACAGTATCGATTCCCTTCCTGTGGCCAGGGAAAAATACACCGACTCAGCGCGAATACTGCTTGAGGCGGATAAATTATCCAGGCAGCAACTGGAAAAGATCAAGAAGGTACTGTACCAGTTTCACGGCCCCTGCCCCGTTCTCCTCACCTTGCACTTTCCGGGAAGAGGCGAGGTGGATATTGAGGTACTGAAAGACATGACCATTCAACCATGCCGACAACTGACCGACATGGTTGAAGAAATACTGAAGTACAAGGCGGTAACCTTCAGCAAGAAACCGATTGTCCTGGCGCAACGGAAAAAACGCTGGGAGAACAATCAGGCCAAACCGAACTGA
- a CDS encoding OmpA family protein: MSWYAKTLPPDAQLSQLGASPSSASLPEIDDTPVERIRSIISPPPSSADQQTTHGNTVFVVDDLAYAPNMPRATHWSVGWADLMMTMFILFLALYAYQIANKEFLSKSGTEIIGGDTTEALQTLDTGRATLPFSPIRPGLPLIASGKIKQVEKTDKNLDRDTLIGRDASLTTAQKTPQQKGEEIKMLPEPLEKAPLEPRQIALVIEGAQKPQPLAVPPVPLPDEDVLGPNPIIANEPAPSPADKFQDIYRLSKGALEENDLGKFAAIDIVPDKTVRIVLTSDLLFQIGESEVSMSARESLEKVAGIIRATPYMINVVGHTDNIPMRSNRFKSNWELSVARASSVARYLIEEVGMDPNQFVVSGYSSYRPVEPNTTAENRAKNRRVEIIISKRLPEPLPATAENLR; the protein is encoded by the coding sequence ATGTCCTGGTACGCAAAGACCTTGCCTCCTGACGCTCAGCTCTCCCAGCTTGGTGCCAGCCCATCCTCGGCAAGTCTGCCGGAGATCGATGATACACCTGTCGAAAGGATTCGCAGCATCATCTCGCCACCACCTTCCTCGGCCGATCAGCAGACCACGCACGGCAATACAGTTTTTGTCGTTGATGACCTCGCCTACGCCCCCAACATGCCGCGGGCGACACACTGGTCGGTTGGCTGGGCCGACCTGATGATGACCATGTTCATTTTATTTCTTGCCCTTTATGCCTATCAAATCGCCAACAAGGAATTTCTCAGTAAATCGGGCACAGAGATTATCGGAGGGGATACCACCGAGGCCCTGCAAACCCTTGACACCGGCAGGGCCACCCTGCCCTTCTCGCCTATTCGTCCAGGCTTGCCATTAATAGCCTCCGGGAAAATCAAGCAGGTCGAAAAAACCGACAAAAACCTCGATCGGGATACCCTTATTGGCAGAGATGCCTCTTTGACTACTGCCCAAAAAACTCCTCAGCAAAAGGGCGAGGAGATTAAAATGCTCCCCGAACCACTTGAAAAAGCACCATTGGAACCGCGACAAATAGCTCTGGTCATCGAAGGTGCACAGAAGCCGCAACCTTTGGCAGTCCCTCCCGTACCGCTTCCGGATGAGGATGTTCTTGGCCCTAACCCGATAATTGCCAACGAACCCGCCCCGTCCCCGGCAGACAAGTTTCAGGATATCTACCGGCTCAGCAAGGGGGCTCTGGAGGAGAATGATCTAGGTAAATTTGCGGCAATTGACATCGTTCCCGATAAAACCGTACGGATCGTCCTCACCTCTGATCTGCTCTTTCAGATCGGCGAGAGTGAGGTATCGATGAGCGCCAGGGAATCCCTGGAAAAAGTGGCCGGCATCATTCGCGCAACCCCGTATATGATCAATGTGGTCGGGCATACCGACAATATCCCCATGCGCTCGAACAGATTTAAAAGTAATTGGGAGCTCTCCGTTGCCAGGGCAAGCTCGGTTGCCCGGTATCTTATTGAAGAAGTGGGAATGGATCCCAATCAATTCGTGGTCAGCGGCTATTCCTCGTATCGCCCCGTCGAGCCAAATACCACTGCGGAAAACCGGGCAAAAAACCGAAGAGTTGAGATTATCATTTCTAAACGACTTCCCGAACCATTGCCGGCAACAGCCGAAAATCTCAGATAA
- a CDS encoding MotA/TolQ/ExbB proton channel family protein: MKYHNLLGLFLSIALFLLGFAINGNIGLYFSLSGALIVIFGTFAAALLSYKLDQMRNIFKVLVTAYRKPIAKQTEIINILIDLSIRSRMEGILSLQNQENETTVLFLRRALGCLVDGYRIEQIRDILNTEMYFFRLRREDSERAIRTIANYFPTFGLIGSVVGLITMIGGIGDTSVILKAIPVALTSTLYGLVFSTFFFLPFAATVRERTNQELLLQKIIMEGVIAISSEVNPVILKTKLESFLTPSDRDTELVSYAKLKQRFNIERQQKAAEDEDTFKGNMDMGTL, translated from the coding sequence ATGAAATATCACAACCTTCTTGGTCTCTTCCTGAGTATTGCTCTCTTTCTTCTCGGCTTTGCCATAAACGGCAATATCGGCCTGTATTTCAGTCTTTCCGGGGCACTGATCGTCATCTTCGGTACCTTTGCGGCGGCACTTCTCAGCTACAAACTCGACCAGATGCGCAATATCTTCAAGGTTCTCGTCACCGCCTATCGCAAGCCCATCGCCAAGCAAACGGAAATTATCAATATTCTCATTGACCTATCGATTCGTTCACGCATGGAAGGGATACTATCTCTGCAGAATCAGGAAAATGAAACGACTGTCCTGTTTCTCAGGCGGGCCCTCGGTTGTCTGGTCGATGGCTACCGAATTGAACAAATTCGCGACATCTTGAATACCGAGATGTATTTCTTTCGCCTGCGCCGTGAAGACTCCGAGCGGGCAATACGAACTATCGCCAATTATTTTCCGACCTTTGGCCTCATTGGCTCGGTGGTCGGTCTTATAACCATGATTGGCGGCATTGGCGACACATCGGTCATCCTCAAGGCCATTCCCGTAGCCCTCACCTCAACCTTGTACGGTCTGGTGTTTTCGACCTTTTTCTTCCTCCCCTTTGCGGCAACCGTTCGCGAACGTACCAACCAGGAACTCCTCCTGCAAAAAATTATCATGGAGGGAGTCATCGCCATCAGTTCCGAGGTGAATCCAGTTATCCTCAAAACCAAGCTCGAATCCTTCCTCACACCCTCTGACCGGGATACGGAACTTGTCTCGTACGCCAAGCTGAAACAACGCTTCAATATCGAGCGACAGCAAAAAGCTGCAGAAGACGAAGATACCTTCAAGGGCAATATGGACATGGGTACCCTGTAG
- a CDS encoding NAD(P)/FAD-dependent oxidoreductase: MKTTPPLNAILQRDNTTYAIVPRIPGGLLSHDHLRAIADVVEKYHIPIVKITSGQRLALVGLKEEDLSAIYEDLSMTPGKATELCLHYVQACPGTEVCKFGVQDSLGFGIELENLLSTRDLPAKLKVGVSGCPFCCSESLVRDIGILAKKTGWTVSFGGHSGKRPRIGDIFAEGLSNEATIQLINTFLDFYRDNGKIKERTSQFVERIGVDAVKAQIL, encoded by the coding sequence ATGAAAACAACTCCACCCCTCAATGCCATTTTACAAAGAGACAACACCACCTATGCAATCGTTCCCCGAATTCCCGGAGGATTGCTCAGTCACGACCACCTTCGGGCGATAGCTGATGTCGTCGAAAAATACCACATCCCCATCGTAAAAATAACCTCAGGTCAAAGGCTTGCCCTTGTTGGCCTGAAAGAAGAAGACCTCTCAGCGATCTACGAAGATCTGTCCATGACCCCCGGAAAGGCAACGGAACTTTGTCTCCATTACGTTCAGGCTTGCCCGGGGACGGAGGTCTGCAAGTTCGGCGTACAGGATTCTCTTGGCTTTGGTATAGAGCTGGAAAACCTGCTCTCCACCAGAGACCTCCCGGCAAAACTCAAGGTCGGGGTTTCTGGGTGTCCCTTCTGCTGCAGCGAAAGCTTGGTCAGAGACATCGGCATTTTGGCCAAAAAGACCGGCTGGACCGTATCGTTTGGTGGGCATTCAGGAAAACGCCCCCGTATCGGCGATATCTTTGCCGAAGGCCTGTCTAATGAGGCCACAATTCAGTTGATCAATACATTTCTCGATTTTTATCGGGATAATGGCAAGATCAAGGAGCGCACCTCGCAGTTCGTCGAACGTATCGGGGTCGATGCCGTCAAAGCGCAGATTTTATAG
- a CDS encoding fructose-bisphosphatase class II family protein, translated as MDTNYGMEIVRATEIAALTAARLQGLGDHIDILNQTRKAITKTLNRLSIEGVLTNDRFTGRPEVYQLPDILGKGGEKTDLMTIALEAYRSAADGKNNSTSYAVIAKAGSIQSVPNLSMYKIVVGPQVGEVIDINQPPIINVKRVARALRKYTENVTVCILNKAQHRELINEIRGCGARIKLIEEGEVSGCLAAITGEKADIYIGYGFAPEAVLVTAAICCLGGYFEGKIIYENNHDRDEAARHDITDYNKIFRTQDLIRSKEVAIAATGITDGEFLEGVRFTANGAITSSFVARGETRTYRKLETRHFFDFKPVF; from the coding sequence ATGGATACCAACTACGGAATGGAAATTGTCCGGGCGACGGAAATCGCCGCATTGACGGCGGCGCGTTTGCAAGGACTTGGCGATCATATTGATATTCTCAATCAAACCCGCAAGGCGATCACCAAGACATTGAATCGTCTCAGCATTGAGGGTGTCCTGACCAATGATCGTTTCACTGGTCGACCGGAGGTCTATCAACTCCCCGACATATTAGGGAAAGGTGGAGAAAAAACGGACCTCATGACCATTGCCCTTGAGGCCTATCGCAGCGCCGCCGACGGTAAAAATAACTCGACATCCTACGCGGTGATTGCCAAAGCCGGGTCAATTCAGTCAGTTCCCAATCTGAGTATGTATAAGATCGTCGTTGGCCCACAGGTTGGCGAGGTTATTGATATCAACCAGCCGCCGATAATCAATGTAAAACGGGTTGCAAGAGCCTTAAGAAAGTACACCGAAAACGTAACCGTCTGTATTTTGAACAAGGCCCAACACCGAGAGTTGATTAATGAGATCAGAGGCTGTGGGGCACGGATCAAATTGATCGAAGAGGGTGAGGTGTCCGGTTGTCTGGCGGCCATTACCGGTGAAAAAGCAGATATTTACATTGGCTATGGCTTTGCCCCAGAGGCCGTTTTGGTCACCGCCGCCATATGCTGTCTAGGCGGTTACTTTGAAGGAAAAATTATCTACGAAAACAATCACGACCGGGATGAGGCAGCACGGCATGACATCACCGACTACAACAAGATCTTCCGAACCCAGGATTTGATCCGGAGTAAAGAGGTCGCCATTGCCGCAACCGGCATTACCGACGGCGAATTTCTTGAAGGGGTGCGATTCACTGCCAATGGCGCCATAACCAGTTCTTTTGTCGCACGGGGCGAAACCCGGACCTACAGGAAACTCGAAACGCGACATTTCTTCGATTTTAAACCGGTGTTCTAG
- a CDS encoding fructose-1,6-bisphosphatase codes for MSILPKQNDAKSSAMELQVSEIDKLSNKLLDIDLQLNSNIPTTLWISDLHGEGDRFKSILRGRFGMLFQTCKEALPTTFSSEKIQYLTKIIRKQQYLDDDVIQMDMQDVILCLVQVLKYKLTNIKSHDTEIFRPEFRDVISRLLSGLPVPDPIFEERIISNRLIAHLSYTIRQVLLDRIQVLGDVFDRGPQPDKILRILSSHFYQNMVDYVFGNHDILWMGAASGNQSLVAEALRITCRYDHFEFLNRLGFESSRLADFAERTYPVELVTGNFKAKTNKGRCMEKALAVIQFKLEEQTIRDFPIYQMESRLWLDRFVAMLHSGNTEALNDSHFPTLDFNSPGRLTPEEQQLIDELTLQFTRNKRLMRLLRFLFTKGKTYHIQNNFLNIHALVPSTAEGDFEEFLGYKGKELLNFIQDTINRVGKNYLAGKPQNKDDQGLFFYLWCGPRSPFFGKHAMKTFERYFLKDKDSHAERSLFWKDNMQTSAFKKKMQQEFGVQRVIFGHTPVNYKKGIQMASQDGVAINVDGGFAAAYYNRGHSLVHTPHQLYGIILPTPSEIMEAERRLESAPLDIELIDEFPQPMKIKDTIAGKMLKQERDAIMQRLVQFAEQNGLHSMPH; via the coding sequence ATGTCTATTCTACCCAAACAGAACGATGCAAAGAGTTCCGCAATGGAACTCCAGGTCAGTGAGATCGACAAACTGTCCAATAAACTATTGGATATAGATCTGCAGCTTAATTCCAATATTCCTACTACCTTATGGATAAGTGACCTGCACGGAGAAGGTGACCGGTTTAAGTCCATTCTCCGCGGCAGATTTGGCATGCTCTTCCAGACGTGCAAGGAAGCCTTGCCCACCACCTTCAGTTCTGAAAAGATCCAATATCTAACGAAGATAATAAGAAAACAACAATATCTTGATGACGACGTGATCCAGATGGACATGCAGGACGTCATTCTCTGTCTGGTACAAGTGCTGAAGTATAAACTCACCAACATTAAATCCCACGACACTGAAATTTTTCGCCCAGAATTTCGAGATGTTATCAGCAGACTTCTCTCGGGACTACCAGTTCCCGACCCCATTTTTGAAGAAAGAATTATTTCCAATCGGTTGATCGCCCACCTGTCCTATACCATTCGCCAAGTGCTTCTTGACCGCATTCAGGTATTGGGTGATGTTTTTGATCGAGGACCACAACCCGACAAAATTCTCAGGATTCTCTCCTCCCATTTTTACCAAAACATGGTCGATTATGTCTTCGGCAACCATGATATCCTCTGGATGGGCGCCGCATCCGGAAACCAATCGCTGGTAGCCGAGGCCCTCCGAATCACCTGCCGTTACGACCACTTCGAATTTTTAAATCGCCTGGGTTTTGAGAGCTCACGATTGGCCGATTTTGCCGAACGGACCTATCCGGTTGAACTGGTGACCGGCAATTTTAAAGCAAAAACCAACAAAGGTCGCTGCATGGAGAAGGCCCTGGCGGTGATCCAATTTAAACTCGAAGAACAGACCATTCGCGATTTCCCAATATACCAAATGGAATCAAGGTTATGGCTGGATCGTTTCGTGGCAATGCTCCACTCAGGAAATACCGAGGCCCTCAACGACAGCCATTTCCCCACTTTAGACTTCAACTCCCCCGGCAGGTTGACACCTGAAGAGCAACAACTCATCGATGAGCTGACCCTGCAGTTCACCAGGAACAAGCGCCTGATGCGCCTTCTCAGATTTCTCTTCACCAAAGGAAAGACCTATCATATCCAAAATAATTTTCTCAATATCCATGCCTTGGTTCCATCCACCGCCGAAGGAGATTTTGAGGAATTTCTTGGCTATAAAGGCAAAGAGCTTCTCAATTTTATCCAGGACACCATCAACCGAGTAGGCAAAAATTACCTTGCCGGCAAGCCACAAAACAAAGACGACCAGGGCCTGTTCTTTTATCTCTGGTGCGGCCCCAGATCACCGTTCTTTGGCAAGCATGCCATGAAGACCTTTGAAAGGTATTTCCTGAAAGACAAGGACTCGCATGCCGAGAGAAGCCTCTTTTGGAAAGATAACATGCAGACCAGCGCCTTCAAAAAAAAGATGCAACAGGAGTTTGGCGTACAACGGGTCATTTTTGGTCATACCCCCGTGAACTACAAAAAAGGCATCCAAATGGCCAGTCAGGATGGCGTGGCGATCAACGTCGACGGCGGATTTGCCGCCGCCTACTATAACCGGGGGCATTCCCTGGTCCATACCCCCCACCAGCTTTACGGCATCATTCTGCCGACCCCGAGCGAGATCATGGAGGCAGAGAGAAGGCTCGAATCGGCACCCCTGGACATCGAGCTTATTGATGAATTTCCGCAACCGATGAAGATTAAGGACACCATCGCCGGTAAGATGCTCAAACAGGAACGAGACGCAATTATGCAGCGGCTTGTACAATTTGCCGAACAAAACGGCTTACATTCAATGCCACATTAA